The proteins below come from a single Aegilops tauschii subsp. strangulata cultivar AL8/78 chromosome 6, Aet v6.0, whole genome shotgun sequence genomic window:
- the LOC109750448 gene encoding uncharacterized protein isoform X1: MAIDEAELEPLEFAEKMHTQQELQQQKLEMLVQIRKHNSESQSVILETLQRQLESADFDTSASIFTPEQIQGNVEKHSSSHISRVAPVETVCLAPVANIAATPLSIPTQAAGLLAVVFFTLFHHHEADRRCAAVRHWLACRIYIGLSMSSLSRSCLGINKQRLACRCADGGHERSEGKGTERAKKGRAGSNGARTAWSQQTGERRR, from the exons ATGGCTATTGATGAAGCCGAGCTTGAGCCTCTAGAATTTGCCGAGAAAATGCACACTCAACAGGAATTACAACAACAG AAACTGGAGATGTTAGTTCAGATTAGAAAACACAATTCTGAGAGCCAATCTGTCATACTTGAGACT TTGCAGAGGCAGTTGGAGAGTGCTGATTTCGATACCAGTGCATCAATATTCACTCCGGAGCAGATCCAAGGGAATGTTGAGAAACACTCCAGTTCACATATTTCAAGAG TGGCACCTGTTGAAACCGTCTGCCTGGCTCCCGTGGCGAACATCGCCGCCACCCCGCTATCGATTCCCACCCAAGCGGCTGGCCTCCTTGCGGTGGTATTCTTCACCCTCTTTCATCACCATGAAGCAGATCGTCGTTGTGCCGCCGTCCGGCACTGGCTAGCTTGCAGAATTTATATAGGCCTTTCAATGTCCTCATTATCAAGGAGCTGCCTCGGAATCAATAAGCAAAGGCTAGCTTGCAGATGTGCAGATGGGGGACATGAAAGGAGCGAAGGAAAGGGAACGGAACGAGCGAAGAAAGGCCGGGCTGGCTCCAATGGAGCTAGGACAGCGTGGAGTCAGCAGACGGGGGAGCGCAGGCGCTAG
- the LOC109750448 gene encoding uncharacterized protein isoform X3, with protein sequence MAIDEAELEPLEFAEKMHTQQELQQQKLEMLVQIRKHNSESQSVILETLQRQLESADFDTSASIFTPEQIQGNVEKHSSSHISRVAPVETVCLAPVANIAATPLSIPTQAAGLLAVMCRWGT encoded by the exons ATGGCTATTGATGAAGCCGAGCTTGAGCCTCTAGAATTTGCCGAGAAAATGCACACTCAACAGGAATTACAACAACAG AAACTGGAGATGTTAGTTCAGATTAGAAAACACAATTCTGAGAGCCAATCTGTCATACTTGAGACT TTGCAGAGGCAGTTGGAGAGTGCTGATTTCGATACCAGTGCATCAATATTCACTCCGGAGCAGATCCAAGGGAATGTTGAGAAACACTCCAGTTCACATATTTCAAGAG TGGCACCTGTTGAAACCGTCTGCCTGGCTCCCGTGGCGAACATCGCCGCCACCCCGCTATCGATTCCCACCCAAGCGGCTGGCCTCCTTGCGGTG ATGTGCAGATGGGGGACATGA
- the LOC109750448 gene encoding uncharacterized protein isoform X2: MAIDEAELEPLEFAEKMHTQQELQQQKLEMLVQIRKHNSESQSVILETLQRQLESADFDTSASIFTPEQIQGNVEKHSSSHISRDVQMGDMKGAKERERNERRKAGLAPMELGQRGVSRRGSAGARWRSRGSTSTVGAACSICRGHNDDRGLT; this comes from the exons ATGGCTATTGATGAAGCCGAGCTTGAGCCTCTAGAATTTGCCGAGAAAATGCACACTCAACAGGAATTACAACAACAG AAACTGGAGATGTTAGTTCAGATTAGAAAACACAATTCTGAGAGCCAATCTGTCATACTTGAGACT TTGCAGAGGCAGTTGGAGAGTGCTGATTTCGATACCAGTGCATCAATATTCACTCCGGAGCAGATCCAAGGGAATGTTGAGAAACACTCCAGTTCACATATTTCAAGAG ATGTGCAGATGGGGGACATGAAAGGAGCGAAGGAAAGGGAACGGAACGAGCGAAGAAAGGCCGGGCTGGCTCCAATGGAGCTAGGACAGCGTGGAGTCAGCAGACGGGGGAGCGCAGGCGCTAGGTGGCGATCACGGGGCTCCACGTCTACCGTCGGGGCGGCGTGCTCGATCTGCAGAGGACACAACGACGACAGGG GTCTGACATGA